One stretch of Chitinophaga pendula DNA includes these proteins:
- a CDS encoding SMUG2 DNA glycosylase family protein, producing the protein MSKTFADHVIAFNEQLSFDAVLPAGIRVMNPFREQAGVMDVMQQFYKKYYGDRRRRRLILGINPGRLGSGSTGVPFTDTKRMQEVCGITIPGMKTHEPSSVFIYDVIAAYGGPAVFYQDLYIGSVCPLGFVSRTAGGKEVNYNYYDSKELTKAALPLIVSSLERQLTFGLDREVCYVMGTGKNAVFFTQLNAEHGFFGEVVPLEHPRFVMQYKAKTKDLYVDKYLQAFADVGPTGQ; encoded by the coding sequence ATGTCCAAGACCTTTGCGGACCATGTTATTGCCTTTAATGAGCAATTATCTTTTGATGCTGTGTTGCCGGCGGGTATCCGGGTGATGAATCCATTCCGGGAGCAGGCGGGTGTGATGGACGTGATGCAGCAGTTTTACAAAAAATATTACGGTGACCGCCGGCGCCGGCGGTTGATACTCGGAATTAATCCTGGCCGGCTGGGCTCTGGCAGTACGGGGGTACCTTTTACGGATACGAAACGTATGCAGGAGGTGTGTGGTATTACGATCCCGGGGATGAAGACGCATGAGCCCTCTTCTGTATTCATTTATGACGTGATTGCTGCCTATGGCGGGCCGGCGGTATTTTACCAGGATTTGTATATAGGTTCTGTTTGTCCGCTGGGATTTGTGTCGCGTACGGCGGGTGGTAAGGAGGTGAACTATAATTACTACGACAGCAAGGAGTTGACAAAGGCGGCGTTGCCTTTGATTGTGAGCAGCCTGGAGCGGCAGTTAACATTTGGGTTGGACCGGGAGGTATGTTATGTGATGGGGACGGGTAAAAATGCGGTGTTTTTTACGCAGTTGAATGCGGAGCACGGCTTTTTCGGGGAGGTGGTGCCATTGGAGCATCCGCGGTTTGTGATGCAGTATAAGGCGAAGACGAAGGATCTGTATGTTGATAAGTATCTGCAGGCATTTGCGGATGTGGGGCCGACCGGGCAGTGA
- the nusG gene encoding transcription termination/antitermination protein NusG, whose translation MEPVVIKPTLLERKWYVLYTRPKFEKKITQEILYQDTECYLPVRNELRKWSDRMKSIQSPLFANYVFVKMHLSEKTRILSIPGVIRIVSFEGRPVSISQEEIDKIKRIEAKGSDLTTEYFYCIGDKVRVVQGIFSGLEGILLRKSNQVRFVIKLPVINQAVSVEIESCQVERIG comes from the coding sequence ATGGAACCCGTAGTTATTAAGCCAACACTGCTTGAGAGAAAATGGTATGTACTATACACAAGACCCAAATTTGAGAAGAAGATCACCCAGGAGATCCTCTATCAGGACACCGAATGTTACCTCCCGGTGAGAAACGAACTGCGAAAATGGAGCGATAGAATGAAAAGTATCCAATCACCACTCTTCGCTAACTATGTATTCGTTAAGATGCACCTCAGCGAAAAAACCAGGATACTATCCATTCCAGGCGTTATCCGCATCGTCTCCTTCGAAGGCAGACCCGTATCCATCAGCCAGGAAGAGATCGATAAAATAAAACGCATAGAAGCCAAAGGTTCTGATCTCACCACAGAATATTTTTACTGTATCGGTGATAAAGTCCGTGTAGTACAAGGCATCTTCTCCGGCCTCGAAGGTATCCTGCTCCGCAAATCCAATCAGGTACGATTCGTGATCAAATTACCCGTGATCAACCAGGCCGTATCCGTAGAAATAGAAAGCTGCCAGGTCGAACGAATAGGATAA
- a CDS encoding STAS/SEC14 domain-containing protein → MLQILTDLPSHVVGIEASGRIDKGDFEKVLIPAIDSLAKRTGKINYLLLLNTDIRHFSTGAWWEDMLVGLKHFTKWRRIAIVTASRSIHKFSDFFSVLVPGESRGFSIHELEAAKQWVAAE, encoded by the coding sequence ATGTTGCAGATCCTTACTGACCTTCCAAGTCACGTAGTAGGTATAGAGGCCTCCGGCCGTATTGATAAAGGAGATTTTGAAAAAGTACTGATCCCTGCCATCGATTCGCTCGCAAAGCGTACAGGAAAAATTAACTACCTCCTGTTGTTAAACACAGACATTCGCCATTTTAGTACAGGCGCCTGGTGGGAAGATATGCTCGTCGGCCTTAAACACTTCACCAAATGGAGACGTATCGCCATCGTAACCGCCTCCAGGAGCATACACAAATTTTCAGACTTCTTTAGCGTACTCGTTCCGGGAGAATCCCGCGGCTTCTCCATCCATGAACTGGAAGCTGCCAAACAATGGGTAGCCGCAGAGTAA
- a CDS encoding zinc-dependent peptidase yields the protein MYIGAYILVGVMTVLFTGLLFLYVRHYLKRWQRQRVAVPGNDELLLARHVKYYQQLDQPAKTRFAQLVRQFLHHTTIEGVGVEVESVDRILIAASAVIPVFGFPSWKYTNLTNVILYPDTFDEQYQFEGDRRNILGMVGSGTLNGQMVLSRQALRHGYTAESGTSNTGIHEFVHLLDKSDGIIDGFPRNFLEHRYSDAWQHIIQQETQNIEEGTSDINPYAATRESEFLAVAAEYFFQEPARLKAHHPALYGILGLIFNQEPAY from the coding sequence ATGTACATAGGTGCATATATCCTGGTAGGTGTAATGACAGTACTGTTCACAGGCCTGTTGTTCCTCTATGTCAGACACTATCTCAAACGATGGCAACGACAACGCGTCGCCGTACCAGGTAATGATGAATTATTGTTGGCCCGACACGTAAAGTACTATCAGCAACTCGACCAACCGGCAAAAACACGCTTCGCACAACTCGTCCGCCAGTTCCTCCACCATACCACCATAGAAGGAGTAGGAGTGGAGGTCGAAAGTGTCGACCGCATCCTCATCGCCGCCAGCGCCGTCATTCCCGTATTCGGATTCCCCTCCTGGAAATATACCAACCTCACCAACGTCATCCTCTATCCCGATACCTTCGACGAACAATACCAGTTCGAAGGAGATCGCCGCAACATCCTCGGCATGGTAGGTAGCGGTACCCTCAACGGACAAATGGTACTGTCCCGGCAAGCACTCCGGCATGGCTACACCGCCGAAAGCGGCACCAGCAACACCGGCATCCACGAATTCGTACACCTGCTCGATAAATCCGATGGCATCATCGATGGATTCCCACGCAACTTCCTCGAACATCGCTACAGCGACGCCTGGCAACATATCATCCAACAGGAAACACAAAATATAGAAGAAGGGACCTCCGATATCAACCCCTACGCCGCTACCCGCGAAAGCGAATTCCTCGCCGTAGCAGCCGAATATTTTTTCCAGGAACCTGCCCGCCTCAAAGCCCATCATCCCGCACTATACGGCATCCTCGGTCTTATATTCAACCAGGAACCTGCCTACTGA
- a CDS encoding acyltransferase domain-containing protein: MEQTKPTVFLFAGQGCQYYNMGEELYQSNETFRNTLLTLDLHARQLMAASVLDTVYGNHQPRGAAFDELRFTNPAIFMIQYALAVMLQQDLQLRPDYVLGNSLGEMVAAAVSGAVAPENMLSAVIRQAEVLSSYCRKGTMISILHDNTIFRKAPELYTNSTLAAVNYDQHFTIAAAEDRVQPIIRFLDQNEMLYMQLPVQYAFHSQLIDIAEKKFKDTFYNISFIPPAIPFIAGVHGQPLSTLDADYCWQAVRAPMKLNEAVQFLETKTPCRYIDCSPSGTIKNILNKIVNPANGSKQYGIMSPFRQEIKNLQQLREVTASASL, translated from the coding sequence ATGGAACAAACGAAACCAACGGTATTCCTGTTCGCAGGACAAGGATGCCAGTACTACAACATGGGTGAGGAATTATACCAATCCAACGAAACCTTCAGAAATACATTACTTACACTCGACCTGCACGCCCGCCAGCTGATGGCTGCCTCCGTACTCGATACCGTCTACGGCAACCACCAGCCCCGTGGCGCCGCATTCGATGAACTCCGATTTACCAACCCGGCAATCTTTATGATACAATACGCACTGGCCGTCATGTTGCAGCAAGACCTGCAACTACGGCCGGACTACGTATTGGGCAACAGCCTCGGAGAAATGGTAGCCGCCGCCGTTAGCGGCGCCGTAGCACCGGAAAATATGCTGTCCGCTGTCATACGGCAGGCAGAAGTCCTATCTTCATATTGCAGAAAAGGAACCATGATTTCCATCCTGCACGACAACACCATTTTCCGAAAAGCCCCGGAATTATATACCAACAGCACCCTCGCTGCCGTCAACTATGATCAGCATTTTACCATCGCTGCCGCAGAAGATAGGGTACAACCCATCATCAGGTTCCTGGACCAAAATGAAATGCTCTACATGCAGTTGCCCGTTCAATACGCTTTTCACAGCCAACTGATCGACATAGCAGAAAAAAAATTCAAAGACACCTTCTATAACATTTCCTTTATCCCACCAGCGATCCCTTTCATCGCTGGCGTACACGGACAGCCGCTTTCCACATTAGACGCCGATTACTGTTGGCAAGCAGTAAGAGCTCCAATGAAACTCAACGAGGCCGTCCAATTCCTGGAAACAAAAACCCCCTGCAGGTACATTGACTGCAGCCCCTCCGGAACAATAAAAAACATACTGAATAAAATTGTTAACCCCGCTAATGGCTCTAAACAATATGGCATCATGAGCCCTTTCCGGCAGGAAATTAAAAACTTACAGCAACTGAGAGAAGTAACCGCCTCAGCCAGCTTATAA
- a CDS encoding quinone oxidoreductase family protein, translating into MKAVILSGANKPVHIEDIPTPTPAANEILIKLAYSAFNYRDVWIRTGNYNSAVKDRIVLGSDGFGTIAALGHDVTGWEIGQPVIINPSHNWGDNPAAFDPSFKILGSPDQGTFAEYIAVGQQYVHAKPDGYTDEEAAALPLAGITTYRAVTTRAQVRKGEKVLITGIGAGTALLALHFALVAGAEVYVTSSSPEKIAKAQTLGAKDGFNYRNADWVDKATASSGGFDVILDSASGDGFASLLQLAKPGGRIVFWGATSGIINNIRPADIFYKNLSVLGTTMGTPQEFKDMLQLIKDHPSIKPIVDKVYPSLDHAEEALQYMKAGQQFGKIVLTNQ; encoded by the coding sequence ATGAAAGCAGTTATTTTAAGCGGCGCCAACAAACCGGTGCACATAGAAGACATCCCAACACCCACCCCCGCAGCCAACGAAATACTTATCAAACTGGCCTATTCCGCCTTCAACTACCGCGACGTCTGGATACGTACCGGCAACTACAACAGCGCCGTAAAAGATAGGATCGTACTGGGCTCCGATGGCTTCGGCACCATCGCCGCCTTGGGCCACGACGTAACAGGGTGGGAGATAGGGCAGCCGGTTATTATCAACCCCAGCCACAATTGGGGCGATAACCCCGCCGCCTTCGACCCTTCCTTCAAAATACTGGGTAGCCCTGATCAGGGCACCTTCGCCGAATACATCGCCGTCGGTCAGCAATACGTACATGCCAAACCCGATGGCTACACCGATGAAGAAGCCGCCGCATTACCGCTCGCAGGTATCACCACCTACCGCGCCGTAACTACCCGCGCACAGGTCAGAAAAGGAGAGAAGGTACTCATCACCGGCATCGGCGCGGGCACCGCATTGCTCGCTTTACACTTCGCACTGGTAGCTGGCGCAGAAGTATATGTCACCTCCAGCAGCCCAGAAAAGATCGCTAAAGCCCAAACATTGGGCGCCAAAGATGGTTTCAACTACCGCAACGCCGACTGGGTCGACAAAGCAACAGCATCCTCCGGTGGCTTCGATGTAATACTGGATAGCGCATCCGGCGATGGATTCGCCAGCCTGCTCCAACTGGCAAAACCCGGAGGCCGCATCGTATTCTGGGGCGCCACCAGTGGCATCATCAACAACATCCGGCCGGCAGATATCTTCTACAAAAACCTGTCCGTCCTCGGCACCACCATGGGCACCCCACAGGAATTCAAAGACATGCTGCAGCTCATCAAAGATCACCCCTCCATCAAACCCATAGTAGATAAAGTATACCCGTCCCTCGATCACGCAGAAGAAGCATTGCAATACATGAAAGCAGGCCAGCAATTCGGTAAGATCGTACTCACCAATCAATAA
- a CDS encoding AraC family transcriptional regulator, producing MEKPHLHQPVEIILCDLEPGHDPAHRHNFFEFVYVLSGTGHQCINKHKFAYAAGHMFLTTPGDCQSFDIVTATRFFLVRFNALFIRSGQFHVARQHRTEWLERLANVLQHASHDPGCILRHQCDKSLVRPLVVSIIREQENTALYNQELIQQMINTLIIIVVRNLAMNMPEKISDRTDDKALDILQYVQQHIYEPEKIRIEAISKYFGISESYLGRYFKKHANETLQQYITNYKLRLVEARLKYSDMRMNEIALELGFTDESHLNRIFKKYKGQNPSEYRKQFLQK from the coding sequence ATGGAGAAGCCACATCTGCATCAGCCGGTTGAGATCATTCTTTGTGACCTGGAGCCTGGTCATGATCCGGCGCACCGGCATAATTTCTTTGAGTTTGTGTATGTATTGTCGGGGACGGGGCATCAGTGTATCAACAAGCATAAGTTTGCCTATGCGGCCGGGCATATGTTTTTGACTACGCCGGGGGATTGTCAGTCTTTTGACATTGTGACCGCTACGCGTTTTTTCCTGGTACGTTTTAATGCTTTGTTCATCCGGTCGGGTCAATTTCATGTAGCGCGGCAGCACCGTACGGAGTGGCTGGAGCGGCTGGCGAACGTGTTACAGCATGCCAGTCATGATCCGGGGTGTATATTGCGGCATCAATGTGATAAGTCGCTGGTGCGGCCGTTGGTCGTGAGTATTATCCGGGAGCAGGAGAATACGGCTTTATACAACCAGGAGTTGATACAGCAGATGATCAATACGCTGATCATTATAGTGGTGCGTAACCTGGCGATGAATATGCCGGAGAAGATCAGTGATCGGACGGACGATAAGGCGCTGGACATTTTGCAATATGTGCAGCAGCATATCTATGAGCCGGAGAAGATCCGGATAGAGGCGATCAGTAAGTATTTCGGGATATCGGAGAGTTACCTGGGGCGATATTTTAAGAAGCACGCCAACGAGACGTTGCAGCAGTATATTACCAACTATAAGTTGCGGTTGGTGGAGGCCCGTTTAAAGTATAGTGATATGCGGATGAATGAGATTGCGTTGGAGTTAGGGTTTACGGATGAGAGTCATTTGAATCGTATTTTCAAAAAGTACAAGGGTCAGAATCCATCTGAGTACCGGAAACAATTCCTTCAAAAATAA
- the fabD gene encoding ACP S-malonyltransferase, translating into MKAYLFPGQGSQRRGMGEQLFDKYKQLTAAASEVLGYDIAELCSKDPQRILNQTQYTQPALYVVNAFTYLDRVETEGEPDFALGHSLGEYVALFAAGAFDFETGLKLVKKRAEIMGQIKNGGMAALIGLKINTVEKILQEHNFSSMDVANYNSAEQIVISGLREDIIAAQAPFEASGAKLYFPLNVSGAFHSRYMKEAEDNFRSFVNGFKFSPLKIPVIANATARPYTDSTLADWLTRQITSQVKWYASVSYLVHQGVTGFHEVGPGDVLTKMTDFILKNPIPASELDITPPTIRTQHKAPAVTKNTNGQPSWLPDLLPPTPKGAITIPANALGDEQFRHTYNVKYAYVAGGMFHGISSKELVVRMAKAGLLSFFGTGGLSLQEIETGINAIKAELEPDAPYGVNLWHNAADPAAEDAVVALLLQYNIRNIEAAAYVGLSNAIVHYRLKGLRRDNKGRVIPTNRILAKLSRPEVAQVFLEPAPKQIVDTLLSEGKITSEEAALSQLIPMADDICTEADSAGHTDRRMPYALFPTISRLRDELVQQYKYAVPVRIGVAGGISTPESAAASFLLGAAFILTGSVNQCTVEAGTSNVAKDLLQDMNIQDTDYVPAGDMFEYGARIQVLKKGLFFPARANKLYELYKRYDTLEQIDPKDKSQLESRYFQQPLETVFEALKAVTPAAEITKAQQQPKHKMALVFKAYFANSLKAALVGNNDAKVDFQIHTSSALGAFNQWVKNTPLKSWKNRHVDEIAVLLVESAAAYLAQFYRSVPSAVTAVAEKEEKVLNGSLV; encoded by the coding sequence ATGAAAGCATACTTGTTTCCCGGCCAGGGTTCGCAAAGAAGAGGCATGGGCGAACAGCTGTTTGATAAATACAAACAACTGACCGCCGCCGCCAGTGAAGTTCTCGGCTATGATATCGCAGAACTCTGCTCCAAAGACCCGCAGCGCATCCTCAACCAGACACAATACACACAACCCGCACTATACGTAGTCAACGCCTTCACCTATCTCGATCGCGTAGAAACAGAAGGCGAACCCGACTTCGCATTAGGACACAGCCTCGGCGAATATGTCGCCCTGTTCGCCGCCGGCGCATTCGACTTCGAAACCGGCCTCAAACTGGTGAAGAAAAGAGCCGAGATCATGGGCCAGATCAAAAACGGTGGCATGGCCGCCCTCATCGGACTCAAAATAAATACCGTCGAGAAAATACTGCAAGAACACAACTTCAGCAGTATGGATGTCGCTAACTATAACTCCGCCGAACAAATCGTAATATCAGGCCTCCGCGAAGATATCATCGCCGCACAAGCCCCATTCGAAGCCAGCGGCGCCAAACTATACTTCCCCCTCAACGTCAGCGGCGCATTCCACTCCCGGTACATGAAAGAAGCCGAAGACAACTTCCGCTCCTTCGTCAACGGATTCAAATTCTCCCCGCTCAAAATACCCGTAATCGCCAACGCCACCGCACGCCCCTACACAGATAGCACATTGGCAGACTGGCTCACCCGGCAGATCACCAGCCAGGTAAAATGGTACGCCAGCGTCAGCTACCTCGTACACCAGGGCGTCACAGGATTCCATGAAGTAGGCCCCGGCGACGTACTCACTAAAATGACCGACTTCATCCTCAAAAATCCAATTCCTGCCTCCGAACTGGACATAACACCGCCCACTATACGCACACAACATAAAGCACCGGCCGTAACCAAAAATACCAACGGCCAGCCTTCCTGGTTACCAGACCTCCTGCCGCCCACACCCAAAGGCGCCATCACCATCCCAGCCAACGCCTTGGGCGACGAACAATTCCGCCACACCTACAACGTAAAATATGCATACGTCGCAGGTGGCATGTTCCATGGCATCTCCTCCAAAGAACTCGTAGTACGCATGGCGAAAGCCGGCCTGCTCAGCTTCTTCGGTACAGGTGGGCTCTCCCTTCAGGAAATAGAAACTGGCATCAATGCCATAAAGGCCGAACTCGAACCAGATGCTCCCTATGGCGTCAACCTCTGGCACAACGCCGCCGACCCGGCCGCAGAAGATGCCGTCGTTGCATTACTCCTCCAGTACAACATCCGTAACATAGAAGCCGCCGCATACGTAGGACTCAGCAATGCCATCGTTCATTATCGCCTAAAAGGCCTCCGCCGCGATAACAAAGGACGCGTAATACCAACAAATCGCATCCTGGCCAAACTATCCCGGCCCGAAGTAGCTCAGGTATTCCTCGAACCTGCCCCCAAACAGATCGTAGACACCTTGCTCAGCGAAGGCAAGATCACCAGCGAAGAAGCAGCCCTGAGCCAGCTCATCCCCATGGCAGACGATATCTGCACAGAAGCCGACTCCGCAGGACACACCGATCGCCGCATGCCCTACGCCTTATTCCCTACCATCAGCAGGCTCCGCGACGAACTGGTTCAGCAATATAAATATGCCGTACCCGTACGTATAGGGGTAGCCGGTGGTATCAGCACTCCCGAATCCGCCGCCGCATCATTCCTCCTCGGCGCCGCATTCATCCTCACCGGATCTGTCAATCAATGTACCGTAGAAGCAGGCACCAGCAACGTCGCCAAAGACCTGCTGCAAGACATGAACATCCAGGACACCGACTACGTACCCGCCGGCGACATGTTCGAATATGGCGCTCGTATCCAGGTCCTCAAAAAAGGATTGTTCTTCCCCGCCCGCGCCAATAAACTCTACGAACTGTATAAAAGATATGATACCCTCGAACAAATAGATCCCAAAGACAAATCCCAGCTCGAAAGCCGCTACTTCCAGCAACCACTGGAAACCGTTTTCGAAGCACTAAAAGCCGTCACCCCCGCCGCCGAAATCACAAAAGCACAACAACAACCCAAACATAAAATGGCCCTAGTGTTCAAAGCCTATTTTGCCAACAGCCTCAAAGCAGCACTGGTGGGTAACAACGATGCCAAAGTAGACTTCCAGATACATACCAGCTCCGCCTTAGGCGCCTTTAACCAATGGGTGAAAAATACCCCGCTCAAAAGCTGGAAAAATCGACACGTCGACGAAATAGCCGTCCTCCTCGTCGAAAGCGCCGCCGCATACCTGGCCCAATTCTACCGCTCCGTCCCCTCCGCAGTGACAGCCGTAGCAGAAAAAGAAGAAAAAGTGCTCAACGGTAGCCTGGTATAA
- a CDS encoding DUF5952 family protein, translated as MEKLTLTINCEFINEVGILVNHTLKADACTTPEIADKYMFISKNHFKPIVIRILNIVQAAFSPSATAELICDGEEVDELDNIKEAFCYSRFIID; from the coding sequence ATGGAAAAGCTCACATTAACCATCAATTGCGAATTTATTAATGAGGTGGGGATACTGGTAAACCACACTCTCAAAGCGGATGCATGTACCACCCCGGAAATCGCTGATAAATACATGTTTATCAGTAAGAACCATTTTAAACCCATTGTGATCAGAATCCTGAACATTGTACAGGCAGCTTTTTCCCCTTCCGCTACCGCAGAACTCATCTGCGACGGAGAAGAAGTCGATGAACTCGACAATATCAAGGAAGCCTTCTGTTACTCCAGGTTCATCATCGATTGA
- a CDS encoding AsmA family protein, translating into MRKWLRYGLIVCGGLLALIIIAWLGLAWYISANKKTILVQINTRLSERLNGQLVIGDMSPSLVRSFPNVSVGLKNVTLQDSLWAKHHHTLLDASLIFVKINTAALLKKQLDIQEITFDKGAIYLFTDSLGYSNTSVFRRGRKKEGKNNTDAAISRLQMRDVQFTLENHQKHKLFKLNIQYLKGTVQSSDTARLIDLTTAIHISNFEFNTDKGSYIKDKLLEATNMRLVFNRKEKILRIPAQDIRIDKQPVNLNGSFDFGPKPPAFALDITVNNVAFRKAASFMPPNISGKLKHLDLEKPLDIKAVLRGHMQYRDTPLVRVSWKTTNNTFITKAGTFNECSFTGGFFNELVPGNGHNDENSIVHLNKLSAKWLGVPLQADTVRVLNLKHPALSGHFRSKFPLTDLNEAAGGDVFQFNSGTAVADLYYKGGVTEGDTIQPFLRGIIQVEKGAMVYLPRNLSFKDCNATLAFTGNDLVLQNIRIRTDKSALMMEGTVRNLMNFYFSAPDKILLDWKIKSPVVDLNEFRSFLAQRGKAKSTATTRKKVSRAVTQLDIVLNQSNVNMQVQLDKVLYRRFNAQQVKADLTLTQTGILLRQIALQHAGGSLNMKGNIQQDGNNNKFKVNASLNNVHIDQLFYAFNNFGLEKLTSNNLKGILSANIDLSGNVLDNGTLVKHSLFGSLGFNLRQAALIHFEPLENIGKFVFRRRNMSNITFDNLRNTLEVKGNKVIIPPMRIATSAINMDVAGVYGLGTGTNISLDIPLRNPAKDSAITDEAEKLRRSRKGLIVHLHAVNDKDGKVKIKLGKADNDD; encoded by the coding sequence ATGCGGAAATGGTTGCGTTATGGACTCATTGTTTGCGGTGGCCTCTTAGCCCTCATCATCATCGCTTGGCTCGGACTGGCCTGGTACATCTCCGCTAATAAAAAGACCATCCTGGTCCAAATAAATACACGCCTCAGCGAACGCCTCAACGGCCAACTCGTCATCGGTGACATGTCCCCATCCCTCGTACGCAGCTTCCCCAACGTTTCCGTCGGCCTCAAAAATGTCACCTTGCAAGACAGCCTCTGGGCAAAACACCACCACACCTTGCTCGATGCATCCCTCATATTTGTCAAAATCAACACCGCCGCCCTACTCAAAAAACAACTCGACATACAAGAGATCACCTTCGACAAAGGGGCCATATACCTCTTTACCGACAGCCTCGGATATAGCAACACCAGCGTATTCCGCCGCGGTCGCAAAAAAGAGGGCAAAAACAACACCGATGCCGCCATCAGCCGCCTCCAAATGAGAGACGTACAGTTCACCCTGGAAAATCACCAGAAACACAAACTGTTTAAACTCAACATCCAATACCTCAAAGGCACCGTACAATCCTCCGACACCGCCCGTCTCATCGATCTCACCACCGCCATCCACATCAGCAACTTCGAATTCAATACCGACAAAGGCAGCTATATCAAAGACAAATTGCTCGAAGCCACCAACATGCGCCTCGTCTTCAATAGGAAAGAAAAAATATTGCGTATACCCGCACAGGATATCCGCATCGACAAACAACCAGTCAACCTCAACGGATCATTCGACTTCGGCCCCAAACCGCCCGCCTTCGCATTGGATATCACCGTCAATAATGTCGCCTTCCGCAAAGCAGCATCATTCATGCCGCCTAATATCTCCGGCAAACTCAAACACCTCGACCTCGAAAAACCACTGGACATAAAAGCCGTCCTCAGAGGACACATGCAATACCGCGATACCCCCCTCGTCCGCGTCTCCTGGAAAACAACCAACAATACCTTCATCACCAAAGCAGGCACTTTCAACGAGTGTAGCTTCACCGGTGGCTTCTTTAACGAACTGGTGCCCGGAAATGGTCACAACGACGAAAACTCTATCGTACATCTTAATAAACTATCCGCCAAATGGCTGGGCGTACCTCTCCAGGCCGATACCGTCCGCGTACTCAATCTCAAACACCCCGCCCTCTCCGGCCACTTCCGATCCAAATTCCCACTCACCGATCTCAATGAAGCAGCAGGGGGAGATGTGTTCCAGTTCAATAGCGGCACCGCCGTCGCTGACCTCTATTATAAAGGAGGCGTCACCGAAGGAGATACCATCCAACCATTCCTCCGCGGTATCATCCAGGTGGAAAAAGGAGCCATGGTATACCTCCCGCGTAACCTCTCCTTCAAAGATTGTAACGCCACCCTCGCATTCACCGGAAATGATCTCGTACTCCAAAATATCCGCATCCGCACAGATAAAAGCGCCCTCATGATGGAAGGCACCGTCCGCAACCTCATGAACTTCTACTTCAGCGCCCCAGATAAAATATTACTCGACTGGAAAATAAAAAGCCCGGTAGTAGACCTCAACGAATTCCGCTCCTTCCTCGCCCAAAGAGGAAAAGCCAAAAGCACCGCCACCACCCGCAAAAAAGTCTCCCGTGCCGTTACCCAGCTCGATATCGTCCTCAATCAAAGTAATGTCAACATGCAGGTACAACTCGATAAAGTACTGTACCGCCGCTTCAATGCCCAACAGGTAAAAGCAGACCTCACCCTCACACAAACCGGCATCCTGCTCCGGCAGATCGCCTTGCAACATGCCGGCGGCTCACTCAATATGAAAGGAAATATCCAGCAGGATGGCAATAACAACAAATTCAAAGTCAATGCCTCCCTCAACAACGTACACATCGATCAGCTATTCTATGCCTTCAATAATTTCGGCTTGGAAAAACTAACCTCCAACAACCTCAAAGGCATCCTCTCCGCCAACATCGACCTCAGTGGCAACGTACTCGATAATGGCACCCTCGTCAAACACTCCCTCTTTGGCTCCCTCGGATTCAACCTCCGACAAGCAGCACTCATCCATTTCGAACCGCTGGAAAACATCGGCAAATTCGTCTTCCGCCGCCGTAATATGTCTAACATCACCTTCGACAACCTCCGCAATACTTTAGAAGTAAAAGGCAACAAAGTCATCATCCCACCCATGCGCATCGCCACCAGCGCCATCAATATGGACGTAGCAGGCGTATACGGCCTGGGCACCGGTACCAACATCAGCCTCGATATCCCCTTGCGCAACCCCGCTAAAGACAGCGCTATCACCGACGAAGCAGAAAAACTGCGGCGTAGTCGCAAAGGATTGATCGTACATTTGCACGCAGTGAACGACAAAGATGGGAAAGTGAAAATAAAACTCGGTAAAGCGGATAATGATGACTGA